The Burkholderia ubonensis genome has a window encoding:
- a CDS encoding acyl carrier protein, protein MSESLQFKEPIRKRLAELLKDREIGDDDDFFDLGASSLSIVELQVKIEEDLGVTVPTAKLMLAPTLAGWTGLYRAAAVAATAVEK, encoded by the coding sequence ATGAGCGAATCGCTGCAATTCAAGGAACCCATTCGGAAACGACTGGCCGAGTTGTTGAAGGATCGTGAGATCGGCGACGACGACGACTTTTTCGACCTGGGCGCCAGTTCGCTGTCGATCGTCGAGCTGCAAGTCAAGATCGAGGAGGATCTGGGCGTGACCGTACCCACGGCCAAGCTGATGCTAGCGCCGACGCTGGCCGGCTGGACCGGGCTTTATCGAGCGGCAGCCGTTGCCGCAACCGCCGTAGAGAAATAG
- a CDS encoding amino acid adenylation domain-containing protein has translation MSILERFGQMVRRHAEHTALAAESARYTYAQLDALSDRLAARLALSGVTAGSPVVLLLPRSPGAVIAMIAVLKAGAYYVPVDPAGPASVLNEQLRELGARVALTLPESVAQVRSDLDLAGIALVEIGRDGVLPDRSDGAQTSAPAQAPISPAYAMFTSGSTGKPKGVLVPHQAVHRLVVETNYIALSPHDRVLQMAPITFDASTFEIWGALLNGATLVVEESPVLDLNALGRLLRDERVTVMWLTAALFHLVVRNRLPLLSELRVLLAGGDVVQADAVARVLAAFPSLTVINGYGPTENTTFTCCHVMTAAAPPVATVPIGRPVTGTTVCVLDASGQPVRPGEVGELYAGGIGLALGYLNDPEKTRAVFVDDPHDRDRKVYRTGDLVREGHDGAYEFIGRVDRQVKIRGYRVSVEQVQQVLATADDVEDAIVDVGRDELGEKRLVAFVQSSRDPAEVRAAVRRHLGRHLASYMIPDVIEVQVALPLTVNGKVNRRSLMSSQENRNTGDEHERIAAIQGTHSETTGRVVEGS, from the coding sequence ATGAGCATACTCGAGCGATTCGGACAGATGGTCCGGCGTCATGCCGAGCACACCGCGCTTGCCGCGGAAAGTGCGCGGTACACCTACGCGCAACTTGACGCGCTGTCCGATCGGTTGGCGGCGCGCCTCGCCCTATCCGGCGTTACCGCGGGTTCGCCGGTCGTGCTGCTGTTGCCGCGTTCGCCCGGCGCAGTGATTGCGATGATTGCCGTGCTGAAGGCCGGCGCCTACTACGTTCCGGTCGATCCGGCCGGCCCGGCCTCGGTGCTGAACGAGCAATTGCGCGAACTCGGTGCGCGCGTCGCACTGACGTTGCCCGAGTCCGTCGCGCAGGTGCGGTCCGATCTGGATCTCGCCGGCATCGCGCTTGTCGAGATCGGGCGCGACGGGGTCTTGCCGGACCGGAGCGACGGTGCGCAGACGAGCGCACCCGCGCAGGCGCCGATCTCGCCGGCCTACGCGATGTTTACCTCCGGCAGCACGGGCAAGCCGAAGGGCGTACTGGTGCCGCATCAAGCGGTTCACCGTCTGGTCGTCGAGACGAACTACATCGCGCTGAGTCCGCACGATCGTGTGCTGCAGATGGCGCCGATCACGTTCGACGCATCGACGTTCGAAATATGGGGGGCGCTGCTCAACGGCGCGACGCTGGTGGTCGAGGAATCGCCGGTGCTCGATCTGAACGCGCTGGGCCGTCTGTTGCGCGACGAGCGCGTGACGGTCATGTGGTTGACGGCTGCGCTTTTCCATCTGGTGGTGCGCAATCGGCTGCCGCTGCTATCGGAACTTCGCGTGCTCCTCGCGGGCGGCGACGTGGTCCAGGCCGACGCGGTCGCACGCGTGCTCGCCGCATTTCCCTCGCTGACCGTGATCAACGGATACGGACCGACGGAAAACACGACATTTACCTGCTGCCATGTGATGACGGCCGCTGCACCGCCGGTCGCGACGGTGCCCATCGGCAGGCCGGTCACCGGTACCACGGTGTGCGTGCTCGACGCGAGCGGGCAGCCGGTGCGCCCGGGCGAGGTGGGCGAGCTCTATGCGGGCGGTATCGGCCTCGCGCTCGGTTATCTGAACGATCCGGAGAAAACGAGGGCCGTGTTCGTCGACGATCCGCACGACCGGGATCGCAAGGTTTACCGGACGGGCGATCTCGTGCGGGAAGGCCACGACGGCGCCTACGAATTCATCGGTCGCGTCGACAGGCAAGTGAAGATACGCGGCTATCGCGTATCGGTCGAACAGGTGCAGCAGGTGCTCGCGACGGCCGACGACGTGGAGGACGCGATCGTCGACGTCGGACGCGACGAGCTGGGAGAAAAGCGTCTCGTCGCGTTCGTGCAGTCGTCGCGGGATCCCGCCGAGGTCAGGGCGGCCGTCCGGCGCCACCTCGGGCGACATCTGGCGAGCTACATGATTCCCGACGTAATCGAAGTGCAAGTGGCGCTGCCGTTGACCGTCAATGGCAAGGTCAACCGGCGGAGCCTGATGAGTTCGCAGGAGAACCGCAATACCGGAGATGAACATGAGCGAATCGCTGCAATTCAAGGAACCCATTCGGAAACGACTGGCCGAGTTGTTGAAGGATCGTGA
- a CDS encoding alpha/beta fold hydrolase, whose protein sequence is MYESFITASDGKQLRVLHGDWLETRPFLTLILPFGLRVDAARTLFALLASEFNVLTWQGRSLCDRPLAPHESGMTPEAHVRDMCSVLDAFDVRKTDVVGFCSGAGIALVAATIEGHRIDRLALVCGEYMLSPTVCPQSNFQREVDSLLPLAAQSLNHAAALCEKLTASRVRAPARTEFDEEVLVPFSSAARLHRHGLNYLTYRGTDFMALAGGVPHPTRLISTDRDEQVSAASSRVIAALLRNAEQHVVVPGDHYEILRGRNAVNDSIVEFLGGRGAA, encoded by the coding sequence ATGTACGAATCGTTCATTACCGCGTCCGATGGAAAGCAGCTGCGCGTACTGCATGGCGACTGGCTTGAAACGAGGCCGTTCCTGACGTTGATACTTCCGTTCGGGCTTCGCGTCGATGCCGCGCGCACGCTGTTCGCGCTGTTGGCGAGCGAATTCAATGTGCTCACCTGGCAAGGGCGCTCGTTGTGCGATCGGCCCCTCGCGCCGCACGAGAGCGGAATGACGCCGGAGGCGCATGTTCGGGACATGTGCTCGGTGCTGGACGCATTTGACGTGCGCAAGACGGACGTCGTCGGGTTTTGCTCGGGCGCCGGCATCGCGCTCGTCGCCGCAACCATCGAGGGACATCGCATCGATCGTCTCGCGCTGGTTTGCGGAGAGTACATGCTGAGCCCCACGGTCTGCCCGCAATCGAATTTTCAACGGGAAGTCGACAGCCTGTTGCCGCTGGCGGCGCAAAGCCTGAATCATGCGGCCGCCTTGTGCGAGAAGCTCACGGCGAGCCGCGTGCGCGCGCCGGCCAGGACCGAATTCGACGAGGAGGTTCTCGTGCCGTTCTCGTCGGCTGCACGTCTGCATCGCCACGGGTTGAATTACCTGACGTATCGCGGCACCGATTTCATGGCGTTGGCCGGCGGCGTACCGCACCCGACGCGGCTGATCTCGACCGACCGCGACGAACAGGTGAGTGCCGCCAGCTCGCGGGTCATTGCGGCGCTGTTGCGCAATGCCGAGCAACACGTCGTGGTGCCGGGCGATCACTACGAGATCCTGCGGGGCAGGAACGCGGTCAACGATTCGATCGTCGAGTTCCTTGGCGGTAGAGGAGCGGCATGA
- a CDS encoding GHMP kinase, with the protein MLPDNRHFLVTLPVNLKSVVEFEITGADRVAVDVGFKTKACRAVQDYLRLHGLPPGGMLHFKSMFAVGKGLASSSADMVAAIRAAAYAYGRTPAPETIESILRAIEPTDGVMYDGVVSFYHREVKLDERLGKTPALVIVSADRGGECDTIEFNRKKRDPSAEVRDEYRGMLMRMKAAVRAQDLRELGEIATRSCQLSQAFNPHPHIDVLRKLRAETDALGLVATHSGTCVGLLYDANAPETATAAAYAQARLQVRRIESIQYTTV; encoded by the coding sequence GTGTTGCCGGACAATCGACATTTCCTGGTCACGTTGCCGGTCAACCTGAAGAGCGTCGTCGAGTTCGAGATCACCGGCGCCGATCGCGTTGCCGTGGATGTCGGATTCAAGACCAAGGCATGTCGCGCGGTTCAGGACTATCTGCGCCTGCACGGGCTGCCACCGGGCGGCATGCTGCATTTCAAGTCGATGTTCGCGGTCGGCAAGGGGCTGGCGAGTTCGTCCGCCGACATGGTCGCGGCGATCCGTGCGGCCGCATACGCGTACGGCCGAACACCGGCGCCCGAGACCATCGAGTCGATCCTGCGCGCCATCGAACCGACGGACGGCGTGATGTACGACGGCGTCGTGTCGTTCTATCACCGCGAGGTAAAGCTCGACGAGCGACTCGGCAAGACCCCCGCGCTCGTGATCGTCAGCGCCGATCGCGGCGGCGAATGCGACACGATCGAGTTCAACCGGAAGAAACGCGATCCGTCCGCGGAAGTGCGCGACGAATATCGCGGCATGCTGATGCGGATGAAAGCGGCGGTTCGCGCCCAGGACCTGCGCGAGCTCGGCGAGATCGCGACGCGCAGCTGCCAGTTGTCGCAGGCATTCAATCCTCATCCGCACATCGACGTCCTGCGCAAGCTGCGCGCCGAGACCGACGCGCTCGGCCTCGTCGCGACCCATTCCGGCACGTGCGTCGGGCTGCTCTACGACGCGAACGCTCCCGAAACGGCGACCGCGGCCGCCTATGCCCAAGCGCGCCTGCAGGTCCGTCGAATCGAATCCATTCAATACACAACGGTATAG
- a CDS encoding PLP-dependent cysteine synthase family protein, translating to MLQYESSLDAMRDAVLFPIGQALHMVSFKAMKIVPAHYIISKARDRGDLQPGKTVVETSSGNFALGMAIVCNRLNHPFVAIGDPAIDPAFKRQLEMLGGRVEIVTDKKGSQGYQKARLDRLQEILAAEQGAFWCRQYDNENNGLAYANIARELLEIIGPRLILVAPVGSGGSSCGIAAALRAGGADCTLVGVDTFNSVLFGQIDGPRKLRGLGNTIMPGNLKHTLFDDVHWVSSELADHFTRKLYKATGHFRGPTTGAAFAVVRFVRNRYPDAPIVFLSPDDGSRYVDTTFASNDDSPAYDQLRPVEIGHPTAYDANTEWAWMKWDRSDIHRFQ from the coding sequence ATGCTTCAATACGAATCGTCGCTGGATGCGATGCGGGACGCCGTGCTGTTTCCGATCGGGCAAGCCTTGCACATGGTGTCGTTCAAAGCGATGAAGATCGTGCCGGCCCATTACATCATCAGCAAGGCGCGCGATCGCGGCGACCTGCAGCCGGGCAAGACCGTGGTGGAAACGTCGAGCGGCAACTTTGCGCTCGGGATGGCCATCGTATGCAACCGCCTGAACCATCCGTTCGTGGCGATCGGCGATCCCGCGATCGATCCGGCGTTCAAACGCCAGCTCGAAATGCTGGGCGGCCGGGTTGAAATCGTCACGGACAAGAAGGGCAGCCAGGGATACCAAAAGGCACGACTTGACCGGCTGCAAGAGATTCTCGCCGCCGAGCAAGGTGCCTTCTGGTGCCGCCAGTACGACAACGAGAACAACGGGCTCGCTTATGCAAACATCGCGCGCGAGCTGCTCGAAATCATCGGCCCTCGCCTGATTCTCGTCGCACCGGTCGGTTCCGGCGGATCGAGCTGCGGGATCGCAGCCGCGCTGCGCGCCGGCGGGGCGGATTGCACGCTCGTCGGCGTAGACACATTCAACAGCGTCCTGTTCGGCCAGATCGACGGCCCGCGCAAGTTGCGCGGGCTCGGCAATACCATCATGCCCGGCAACCTGAAGCACACGCTGTTCGACGACGTGCATTGGGTCAGCTCCGAACTCGCCGATCATTTCACGCGCAAACTCTACAAGGCCACCGGCCATTTTCGCGGGCCGACCACCGGCGCCGCATTCGCCGTCGTCCGCTTCGTGCGCAACCGATATCCGGATGCACCCATCGTATTCCTCAGCCCGGACGATGGCTCCCGCTATGTCGACACGACCTTCGCCAGCAACGACGACAGCCCGGCCTACGATCAGCTGCGACCCGTGGAGATCGGGCACCCCACCGCGTACGACGCGAATACGGAATGGGCGTGGATGAAATGGGATCGCTCCGACATTCACCGGTTTCAATGA
- a CDS encoding lyase family protein, which translates to MAIVYIESNTTGFGQSLLDASLNHDETCFLVRDRARYPFLARLSPAVRVIDCDTQSVDALERVVGEIPDVRYIASTSDAFIENAARLSQRLGLPGTPAEAVALCRDKLRLQDTLRDHGVPYPYTTAIESADAARKLTYPVIVKPRQGTGSIGVRLVEREQDFPDTSGGAFICQRFIPGAEFSVESFSDADGHHVLAVTRKFLTKPPHFLELAHVLPADLDAATQARIVDTVRRALDAVGYAFGPAHTELKVHGDTITIIEINARLAGGMIPRLMERAYGWSIADLYVRSHLSRRSQFVVPTPALYSAVAFVVPEVGRRYVGIDFPDGCADAGLFRDEGVNAGKFDFSDRAGYVISFGRSASSVLRKALSLRMRSRVLYDDPERTIPGRDAIHDIVYESSPPCFGKLTVNLLAIEKAHLIMLREQGILSAEQFRSLREAVTTLEANPALLSEHVSGRGDYFDYEQYVIDRCGRDTGGMIQAARSRNDINATHLLLTVRQALSHVTRRVVDLGETLARRAADSAEVLLPIYSQYQTAMPGSAGHYLVAQCEILLGTLDALASLRDGLGSSALGACAGAGTTFVTDPRRTAVLLGFSTGPLNSLSAITDKNPALRCACLLTELSSNLNRIATDLQLWSMREIAIVTLPDGMYGGSSNMPQKRNPYLLEWLRLGHDRIAGYCATALSSLSHLPTGNSYQASRTAVETVSEMSGLVIDMLSVLVYSIDGIRFDANAARRAIDMGNAGATLVAESLVQQRMASFRDAHAAVGRALSSPPDAAPDAAADPLGSAAAALLGRLHDEFEGAHVFDRLDGGSGPSTRNTHAALTILAARLLEQRRRQRSCESRETAVRQALDRCFMNVQA; encoded by the coding sequence ATGGCGATCGTCTACATCGAATCGAACACCACCGGGTTCGGGCAAAGCCTGCTCGACGCGTCGCTGAACCATGACGAAACCTGCTTTCTCGTGCGCGACCGCGCGCGCTACCCCTTTCTCGCGAGACTGTCGCCTGCGGTTCGGGTGATCGATTGCGACACGCAGTCTGTCGACGCGCTCGAGCGCGTCGTCGGCGAGATTCCGGACGTGCGTTATATCGCGTCGACGAGCGACGCGTTCATCGAGAACGCCGCACGACTGTCGCAGCGCCTGGGCCTGCCTGGCACGCCCGCGGAGGCCGTCGCATTATGCCGGGACAAGTTGCGGCTTCAGGATACGCTGCGCGACCATGGCGTCCCGTACCCGTACACGACGGCGATCGAATCGGCGGATGCCGCGCGCAAGCTGACCTATCCGGTCATCGTGAAGCCCAGGCAGGGCACCGGAAGCATCGGCGTGCGCCTTGTCGAACGCGAGCAGGACTTTCCGGACACATCGGGCGGCGCGTTCATTTGCCAGCGCTTCATTCCGGGCGCGGAGTTCTCCGTCGAATCGTTCAGCGACGCCGACGGACACCATGTGCTCGCAGTCACACGCAAGTTCCTGACCAAACCGCCCCATTTCCTGGAGCTGGCGCACGTCCTGCCCGCCGACCTCGACGCGGCGACCCAGGCCCGCATCGTCGATACCGTGCGGCGGGCGCTCGATGCGGTCGGTTACGCGTTCGGTCCCGCGCACACGGAACTGAAGGTCCACGGCGACACGATCACCATCATCGAGATCAATGCGCGCCTGGCCGGCGGCATGATTCCCCGTTTGATGGAACGTGCGTATGGATGGTCGATCGCCGACCTGTACGTGCGCAGCCATCTGTCGCGTCGCAGCCAGTTCGTCGTACCGACACCCGCGCTGTACAGCGCCGTTGCGTTCGTCGTGCCGGAAGTCGGGCGCCGCTACGTCGGCATCGATTTTCCGGACGGCTGCGCGGATGCCGGGCTGTTTCGCGACGAAGGCGTCAACGCCGGCAAGTTCGACTTTTCGGATCGCGCCGGCTACGTGATTTCGTTCGGCCGCAGCGCGTCCTCGGTGCTCCGGAAAGCGCTGTCGCTGCGGATGCGTTCGCGCGTGCTTTACGACGATCCGGAGCGGACGATTCCCGGCCGCGACGCGATTCACGACATCGTCTACGAATCCTCTCCCCCATGCTTCGGCAAGCTCACGGTCAATCTGCTCGCGATCGAGAAGGCCCATCTGATCATGCTGCGCGAACAAGGGATTCTCAGCGCGGAACAGTTTCGCTCGCTGCGAGAAGCGGTAACGACGCTGGAGGCGAATCCGGCATTGTTGAGCGAACATGTTTCCGGTCGCGGAGACTACTTCGACTACGAGCAGTACGTGATCGACCGCTGCGGACGAGACACGGGCGGCATGATTCAGGCGGCGCGCTCACGCAATGACATCAATGCCACGCACCTCCTGCTGACCGTGCGTCAGGCGCTGTCGCATGTCACGCGGCGCGTCGTCGATCTCGGCGAGACGCTCGCACGACGCGCCGCGGATTCGGCCGAGGTCCTGCTGCCGATCTACAGCCAATACCAAACCGCGATGCCGGGGTCGGCGGGCCACTATCTCGTCGCGCAGTGCGAGATATTGCTCGGCACGCTCGACGCGCTGGCGTCACTGCGCGACGGTCTTGGCTCTTCTGCGCTCGGCGCGTGCGCCGGTGCGGGCACCACGTTCGTCACCGACCCGCGGCGCACGGCGGTTTTGCTCGGCTTCTCGACGGGGCCGCTCAACTCGCTGAGCGCGATCACCGACAAGAATCCGGCGCTGCGCTGCGCCTGCCTGCTGACCGAGTTGAGCAGCAATCTGAACCGTATCGCGACGGATCTTCAGCTCTGGTCGATGCGCGAAATCGCGATCGTCACGCTGCCCGACGGCATGTACGGCGGGTCGTCCAACATGCCGCAAAAACGCAATCCGTATCTGCTCGAATGGCTGCGCCTCGGCCACGATCGCATCGCCGGATATTGCGCCACGGCGCTCTCTTCGCTATCGCATCTGCCGACCGGCAACTCCTATCAGGCAAGCCGCACTGCGGTGGAAACCGTCAGCGAGATGAGCGGACTCGTCATCGACATGCTGAGCGTGCTCGTCTATTCGATCGACGGCATCCGCTTCGACGCCAACGCCGCGCGCCGCGCGATCGACATGGGCAACGCAGGCGCAACGCTCGTTGCGGAATCGCTGGTGCAGCAACGCATGGCCTCGTTCAGGGACGCCCACGCGGCGGTCGGTCGTGCACTGTCGAGCCCGCCCGATGCCGCGCCGGATGCCGCAGCGGATCCGCTCGGCTCCGCCGCGGCCGCGTTGCTCGGGCGTCTCCATGACGAATTCGAAGGGGCGCACGTGTTCGACCGGCTCGACGGCGGCAGCGGACCGTCGACGCGCAACACGCACGCCGCGCTGACGATACTCGCCGCCCGCCTGCTGGAGCAGCGCCGACGCCAGCGATCGTGCGAATCGCGCGAGACTGCGGTAAGGCAGGCGCTCGATCGGTGCTTCATGAATGTGCAAGCATGA
- a CDS encoding formyl transferase gives MTNITLLCSDGPHHLYLAAEILDAFGRVRVIVEPGREQASRLLRNGHYRAYLWTRYHEWRRRLFGYDAYRRRYFVREREPRTWDALRRHAGVRYLETSWINDTTVLDALRDDLSDVYIVMGTKKIGEALLSLVPADRIINIHGGHLPYYRGNHCFFFALHHGELDKLSTTIHRVSAGLDTGAIISRHSVRFCADDNSETLYSRAERAAIDSLVARLKREPDIAAWSSEPQPNVGSTYRMRDRGPLVELVHHLGAIRRRLAAGPNRGKETS, from the coding sequence ATGACAAACATCACACTGCTTTGTTCGGACGGCCCGCATCATCTGTATCTCGCCGCGGAAATCCTCGACGCGTTCGGACGCGTTCGCGTCATCGTCGAGCCCGGGCGAGAACAGGCATCGCGCCTGCTGCGCAACGGCCACTATCGCGCGTATCTGTGGACGCGCTATCACGAATGGCGACGCAGGCTGTTCGGCTATGACGCGTACCGGCGGCGCTACTTCGTTCGCGAGCGGGAACCGCGCACATGGGACGCGCTTCGACGTCATGCGGGCGTGCGGTATCTGGAAACGTCATGGATCAACGACACGACCGTGCTCGATGCGCTGCGCGACGACCTTTCCGACGTCTATATCGTGATGGGCACCAAGAAGATCGGCGAGGCCTTGCTGTCGCTCGTCCCGGCCGACCGCATCATCAACATCCATGGTGGCCACCTGCCGTACTACCGAGGCAATCACTGCTTCTTCTTTGCGCTGCACCACGGCGAACTCGACAAGCTGAGCACGACGATCCACCGCGTGTCGGCGGGCCTCGATACCGGCGCCATCATCAGCCGCCATTCGGTTCGGTTCTGCGCGGACGACAATTCGGAAACGCTCTATTCGCGCGCCGAACGAGCCGCAATCGACAGCCTCGTGGCGCGCCTGAAGCGCGAACCCGACATCGCCGCATGGAGCAGCGAGCCGCAGCCGAACGTCGGCTCCACCTATCGCATGCGCGACCGCGGCCCGCTCGTCGAACTCGTGCATCACCTCGGCGCCATTCGCCGCCGGCTGGCGGCAGGCCCGAATCGCGGCAAGGAGACCAGTTAG
- a CDS encoding LysE family translocator, producing the protein MNVDDALVGKLLQIILFSTPLIISPGPNNLMTTANCAQFGYRRTLPSLTGISVGVVVLFMVVALGLFSVMSRHPLLQHALKVVGSAYILYLAYKLYTAQSEHAERRSIERPITFGEAALLQIVNPKIWLLGASAASTFLPLTGNAYVDATLLSLTLGIVFFPCNSIWAVCGLMMHRMLHGKTLQRIMALLSASSIVFLLF; encoded by the coding sequence ATGAACGTTGACGATGCACTTGTCGGCAAGTTGCTGCAGATCATCCTGTTCTCGACCCCGCTGATCATTTCGCCGGGGCCGAACAACTTGATGACGACCGCCAACTGCGCGCAATTCGGCTATCGGCGCACGCTGCCATCGCTGACCGGCATCTCGGTCGGCGTGGTCGTCCTGTTCATGGTCGTCGCGCTCGGGCTGTTCAGCGTGATGAGCCGTCACCCGTTGCTGCAACACGCACTCAAGGTGGTCGGCTCCGCGTACATCCTGTACCTCGCCTACAAGCTCTACACGGCTCAGTCCGAACACGCCGAACGCCGCTCGATCGAGCGTCCCATCACGTTCGGCGAGGCAGCCCTGCTCCAGATCGTCAATCCGAAAATCTGGCTGCTCGGCGCCAGCGCGGCGTCGACGTTCCTGCCGTTGACGGGGAACGCCTACGTCGACGCGACGCTCCTGTCGCTCACGCTCGGGATCGTTTTCTTCCCGTGCAACTCGATCTGGGCGGTATGCGGTCTCATGATGCACCGCATGCTGCACGGCAAGACGCTCCAGCGCATCATGGCGCTGCTGTCCGCCTCTTCGATCGTGTTCCTGCTGTTCTGA
- a CDS encoding D-aminoacyl-tRNA deacylase: protein MSSRVLARLLASGIDWHADGVVDGRPILHMQSGAVRYSLLQLDNVFSHDYRRYAPLANSVFADADAIVIVNWHEGKNAPDRIFTIQTTGDMESGTFSPVDPAVTRSLFLAVEHARQQAGLDSYSTWMEATHWSGPLYGAQSGCLVSAVEPSVIDLEIGSTTDAWACPDAVDVLARALLTVGERIARPAISLLCIGGVHFEPGFTQLLRDYGDTQGLALSHVLPNHWLVAYGYDSPERLADLLACARSIKGGVDAIAFHDNLKGAHKQQVRSLASELGVPALSHRKLRSPDLAGLINDAKTVA, encoded by the coding sequence GTGTCGTCGCGCGTGCTCGCGCGACTTCTGGCATCCGGCATCGACTGGCACGCCGATGGCGTCGTGGACGGGCGCCCTATCCTGCACATGCAATCCGGCGCGGTGCGCTACAGCCTGCTGCAGCTCGACAACGTGTTCAGCCACGACTATCGGCGCTACGCCCCGCTGGCGAACAGCGTCTTCGCCGACGCCGACGCGATCGTGATCGTCAACTGGCATGAAGGGAAGAACGCGCCCGACCGGATCTTCACGATCCAGACCACCGGCGACATGGAAAGCGGAACGTTCAGCCCGGTGGACCCGGCCGTCACACGCAGCCTGTTTCTGGCTGTCGAGCACGCGCGCCAGCAAGCGGGCCTGGATTCGTATTCGACCTGGATGGAGGCCACGCACTGGTCCGGCCCGCTCTACGGCGCGCAGTCCGGTTGCCTGGTCTCCGCCGTCGAGCCGTCGGTCATCGATCTGGAAATCGGCAGCACCACGGACGCATGGGCGTGCCCCGATGCCGTCGACGTGCTGGCACGCGCGTTGCTGACGGTAGGCGAGCGAATCGCTCGACCGGCGATCTCGCTGCTCTGTATCGGCGGCGTCCACTTCGAGCCCGGCTTCACGCAACTGCTGCGCGATTACGGCGACACGCAAGGACTCGCGCTATCGCACGTGCTGCCCAATCACTGGCTGGTCGCGTACGGTTACGATTCGCCCGAACGCCTGGCGGACCTGCTCGCGTGTGCCCGATCGATCAAGGGCGGTGTCGATGCGATCGCGTTTCATGACAACCTTAAGGGCGCGCACAAGCAGCAGGTGCGTAGTCTCGCGAGCGAACTTGGCGTTCCCGCGCTCTCGCATCGAAAATTGAGGTCACCCGATCTGGCCGGCCTGATCAACGATGCGAAAACCGTCGCTTGA
- a CDS encoding helix-turn-helix transcriptional regulator: MSSSNSITVRGALNSAGAEVVRSMQLPSGIILSEWTGQNTLTEYKSSSENVLSVYLSGGENCAQVDGRHIVRRGFKSAVCLFPVGEGESQWRITERLNFLHIYFDLPNLEPSLIRSLRQPAEAYRFREVFQEASPVISAAATSIAQADWNDDTLSLGIDSLMSWILLNAISRYAMADLERVDARGRLSAKQAEQIREYCNANLGEAVRLEHLADLVNLSRYHFLRKFKNTFDRSPHAFLTELRMLRAHDLLKHTDHKIMSIALECGYAQHSRFSTAFKRHYGYSPGAVRGK; encoded by the coding sequence ATGTCTTCTTCAAACTCGATTACGGTTCGAGGCGCGCTGAATTCGGCTGGGGCCGAAGTCGTTCGATCCATGCAATTGCCGTCGGGCATCATCCTGTCAGAATGGACAGGTCAGAACACACTGACCGAATATAAGAGTTCGTCCGAGAACGTGCTGAGCGTCTATTTGTCCGGTGGCGAGAATTGTGCGCAGGTCGATGGCCGGCACATCGTACGCCGAGGCTTTAAAAGCGCGGTCTGTCTGTTCCCGGTCGGCGAAGGCGAATCGCAGTGGCGGATTACCGAGCGCCTCAATTTCCTGCATATTTATTTCGATTTGCCCAATCTGGAGCCGAGCCTGATCCGGTCCTTGCGCCAGCCGGCGGAGGCTTACCGGTTCCGCGAGGTATTCCAGGAGGCGTCCCCCGTCATCAGCGCGGCCGCGACCAGCATCGCGCAGGCCGACTGGAACGACGACACGCTGTCGCTCGGCATCGATAGCCTGATGAGCTGGATTCTGCTGAATGCGATCAGCCGTTACGCGATGGCCGACCTGGAGCGCGTGGATGCGCGCGGCCGGCTGTCGGCGAAGCAGGCCGAGCAGATCCGCGAATATTGCAACGCCAATCTCGGTGAGGCCGTGCGGCTCGAGCATCTTGCCGATCTGGTCAATCTCAGCCGCTATCACTTCCTGCGCAAATTCAAGAACACGTTCGACCGGTCTCCGCACGCATTCTTGACCGAATTGCGGATGCTTCGCGCGCACGACCTGCTGAAACATACCGATCACAAGATCATGAGCATCGCACTCGAGTGCGGCTACGCCCAGCACAGCCGGTTCTCCACCGCGTTCAAGCGGCATTACGGCTATTCTCCCGGCGCGGTGCGCGGCAAGTGA